The Streptomyces halobius genomic interval GCAACGTGGAGGGAACGGCGGGGGCACGCCGTCGAAGCCGGAGGCCGCGCCACAGGACCCGGGCCCCCGTGGCGAGGAGCGTGGCGGGCCTTCCCGGGGATGGCGCGGGTTGCTGCCGTCGACCCGCATCCGTGTGGTGGCCCGCGCCGCCCCGCCGATGTCGCCGGGCGACCAGGTGGCCGCGGTGCTCCGTGTCAGCGCCGACACGCCGCCGCTCACGGTCAGCCCGCCGTCCGTCCTGCAGCGGCTGGCCGGGAGTCTGCGCGCCGGGCTCCGGGAGGCCACCGAGGAGCTGAGCCCCGATGCCCGTGCGCTGCTGCCCGGACTCGTCGTCGGGGACACCTCCCGGGTGCCGCCGGACCTCGACGACGCCTTCCGCGCCACGGACCTGACGCATCTGCTGGCCGTCTCCGGCAGCAATCTGACCATTGTGCTCGCCCTGCTGATCGGCCCGCCCCATCTCGCGGTACGTTCCGAACGCCGCGGGCTGGCACCGCGCCTGGGCCTGTCGCTGCGCGGCACCGCCATGATCGGCGGTGCGCTCGCGCTCGTCTTCGTGGTGGTGTGCCGCCCGGACCCGAGCGTGCTGCGGGCCGCCGCCTGCGGGCTGATCACGCTGCTCGCGATCGGCTCCGGCCGCCGCCGCTCGCTGCTTCCCGCGCTCGCCGCCGCCGTTCTGCTCCTCGTCCTGTACGATCCCTGGCTCGCGCGCAGTTATGGCTTCCTGCTCTCCGTACTGGCCACGGGCGCGCTGCTGCTGCTCGCCCCGCGCTGGAGTGCCGCTCTCCAGCGCCGCCGTATGCCGCCCCGTCTCGCCGAGGTGATCGCCGCTGCGGCCGCCGCGCAGGCGGTCTGCGCACCCGTTGGCGCGGTGATCGCCGCCCGGGTCGGGCTGGTCGCGGTGCCCTGCAACCTGCTGGCCGAGCTGGCCGTGGTCCCCGCGACCGTCCTCGGCTTCGCGGCCCTCGCCGTGGCCCCGGTTGCGCCACCGGTCGCCGAGGCGCTGGCTTGGTGCGCGGGCTGGCCCGCCGAGTGGATCGCCGGAATCGCCCGCACGGGGGCGGCGCTGCCGGGCGCGGAGTTGGGATGGCCGGGCGGCTGGGCGGGCGGGCTGCTGCTGGCGGCCGTCACCGTCGCCCTGGTGCTGGTGGGCCGAAGGCTGTTGCGCCGCCGGTGGTTGTGTGTGGTCTGTGTGCTGGCCCTGGTGGTGGCGATCTGGCGCCCGCCCCCGGTTACCCGGGTTCTCACGGGATGGCCGCCGCCCGGGTGGCGGGCCGTGGTCTGCGATGTCGGGCAGGGGGACGGCCTGGTCCTGGCGGCCGGGGACGGTACGGCGCTGGTTGTCGACACCGGACCCGAGCCGCGCGCCATCGACCGCTGCCTCACCGATCTGGGCATCCGCCGTATCCCGCTCCTCGTCCTGACGCATTTTCACGCCGACCATGTGGACGGGCTTCCCGGCGCGCTCCGCGGCCGTTCGGTCGGTGCGATCGAGACCACGACCCTGCAAGAGCCCCCAGGACAGGTTGCGTTCGTACGCGCCACGGCCGCGGCCGCCCGGGTGCCGGTGATCCGCGCCGTATCGGGGGAACGGCGCCGTCTGGGACCGCTCACCTGGGAAGTCCTCTGGCCGCCGCGCCCCCGCACGTCCGAGGTGTCGACGCCGTCCCCTCCCTCACCGGCCGACCACGGGCCCAACGACGCCAGCGTCACCCTGCTCGTCCGTACCGGTGGGCTCACCCTCCTGTTGCTCGGCGACCTTGAACCACCCGCCCAGCAAGCCCTGTTGGACACTCATCCGGAGCTGCCCGCCGTCGACGTCCTCAAGGTGGCGCACCACGGCTCCGCGTATCAGGACCCGGAGCTGATCCGCAGGCTGGCCCCGCGTCTGGCGCTGGTCTCGGCCGGTTCCGGTAACCCGTACGGTCATCCGGCGCCGCGCACCATCGGAGCGCTGCGCGCGCAGGGCGCCGGGGTGCTGCGCACCGACACCGATGGTGCCATCGCGGTGCTCGGCACCCG includes:
- a CDS encoding ComEC/Rec2 family competence protein codes for the protein MTATRATVHASATSPYGASDPRQEGPVDLRLIAPALAAWAAAAIALGAPGGGIAVACAVAVVLAAVAWRVARRRAECAAVPEAAGVGQASGPRRPAAPRLWSAGALAAIAAVLLCAAAGAASAALHAADLRRGPLPAWAQRYARLTVELEVTGDPRLTRPKVRGSHRTPPALVFTADAVRVTAPDGVVTAARTPALVVVQQRGGNGGGTPSKPEAAPQDPGPRGEERGGPSRGWRGLLPSTRIRVVARAAPPMSPGDQVAAVLRVSADTPPLTVSPPSVLQRLAGSLRAGLREATEELSPDARALLPGLVVGDTSRVPPDLDDAFRATDLTHLLAVSGSNLTIVLALLIGPPHLAVRSERRGLAPRLGLSLRGTAMIGGALALVFVVVCRPDPSVLRAAACGLITLLAIGSGRRRSLLPALAAAVLLLVLYDPWLARSYGFLLSVLATGALLLLAPRWSAALQRRRMPPRLAEVIAAAAAAQAVCAPVGAVIAARVGLVAVPCNLLAELAVVPATVLGFAALAVAPVAPPVAEALAWCAGWPAEWIAGIARTGAALPGAELGWPGGWAGGLLLAAVTVALVLVGRRLLRRRWLCVVCVLALVVAIWRPPPVTRVLTGWPPPGWRAVVCDVGQGDGLVLAAGDGTALVVDTGPEPRAIDRCLTDLGIRRIPLLVLTHFHADHVDGLPGALRGRSVGAIETTTLQEPPGQVAFVRATAAAARVPVIRAVSGERRRLGPLTWEVLWPPRPRTSEVSTPSPPSPADHGPNDASVTLLVRTGGLTLLLLGDLEPPAQQALLDTHPELPAVDVLKVAHHGSAYQDPELIRRLAPRLALVSAGSGNPYGHPAPRTIGALRAQGAGVLRTDTDGAIAVLGTRERLSVTVSGRRRATCRRARDRCAASRRRSRAPPLGPGARPPGVLPRRSARTCPGASPRYSARCPPAPREPVPVHQGP